CAGAAACGAACACCAGCCTGGCTGAGTAGATGAGGTCAGCCAGATAGAGGATGAAGTTCAGAGCGGTCAGCACAGCGATGGCCAGCAGCTTGTCCCACCAGCACAGTCCTGCCATGGAGCCGCAGGAGCTCTGCCTGTGGCTTGTGCCGCCATGCTTGTCGTCGAACTTGTACAGGGGCCAGATGATGGTGGCCGACAGGTACAAGGCCACGGCCAGCAGGGCGTAGGTGGACAGGAAGCGGGCGAAGGGGAACGGAAGGCATCCCGTCCACTCAGCTACGCAGAGCACGATTATCCCCGCCGACAGGATGAAGCAGATGCAGTAGACGGCCAGGCACCACTTGGTGGCGGCGTTCTGGTTATAGGAAATCGGATCGTTGATGAAGACGAAGATGATGCAGGCGACGAAGGTCTCGCACACCTTCAGCAAGCCGGGCGCAGTCGCCATGTATCCGGACACCTCTCCCGGCCGAGCCTTGCTCAGGCTGACCTCACTCAGGTAGGCCACGGTGGCCAGGCAGGAGAAGACGCAGGAGACAATGCGGCAGTTCATTACCTCATCGCGGCCAGAGTAGCCCTTCAGGAAGTACAGGGGGAAGATGATGGAGGCTGAGAGGCACAAGAGCGAGGCGTAGCAGGCGAACGTGATGGGGAAGTTCTTCCAGGAGACCGGGATGCGGGTCTGCAGGCCGCAGAGCTCCACCAGAACCACCAGGAGCGTCCCCACGAAGCTGAAGCTCCAGCAGAAGATGCACCAGTCGCCTGTGCCGTGGGTGAGCTGGGCACCGTACAGGGCCACACTGAATGCCACGCAGGAGAAAA
This window of the Pygocentrus nattereri isolate fPygNat1 chromosome 2, fPygNat1.pri, whole genome shotgun sequence genome carries:
- the si:dkeyp-66d1.7 gene encoding myeloid-associated differentiation marker homolog codes for the protein MAMVFRSSPLLWTRLVALIFSCVAFSVALYGAQLTHGTGDWCIFCWSFSFVGTLLVVLVELCGLQTRIPVSWKNFPITFACYASLLCLSASIIFPLYFLKGYSGRDEVMNCRIVSCVFSCLATVAYLSEVSLSKARPGEVSGYMATAPGLLKVCETFVACIIFVFINDPISYNQNAATKWCLAVYCICFILSAGIIVLCVAEWTGCLPFPFARFLSTYALLAVALYLSATIIWPLYKFDDKHGGTSHRQSSCGSMAGLCWWDKLLAIAVLTALNFILYLADLIYSARLVFVSA